One window of the Mycobacterium xenopi genome contains the following:
- the rpoZ gene encoding DNA-directed RNA polymerase subunit omega, protein MSTPQPDAPSATKEQFDPTLGGTVTYDPPLGLTNPPIDELLERVSSKYALVIYAAKRARQINDYYNQLGEGILEYVGPLVEPGLQEKPLSIALREIHADLLEHTEGE, encoded by the coding sequence GTGAGTACTCCGCAGCCCGACGCGCCGTCGGCCACCAAGGAGCAGTTCGATCCGACTCTGGGTGGCACCGTCACCTACGACCCGCCGCTGGGCCTCACCAATCCGCCCATCGACGAGCTGCTGGAGCGCGTTTCGAGCAAATACGCCCTGGTGATCTACGCGGCCAAGCGGGCACGGCAGATCAACGACTACTACAACCAGCTCGGCGAGGGCATCCTCGAGTACGTCGGGCCGCTGGTGGAACCGGGACTCCAGGAAAAGCCGCTGTCCATCGCGCTGCGCGAAATCCACGCCGACCTGCTCGAGCACACCGAAGGCGAGTAA
- the gmk gene encoding guanylate kinase produces the protein MSADGEPDGEHDPNLRPATAGRVVVLSGPSAVGKSTVVRCLRERIPDLHFSVSVTTRAPRPGEVDGVDYHFVTPERFQQLIDDGALLEWAEIHGGLHRSGTLAQPIRDAAATGHPVLIEVDLAGARAVKKAMPEAVTVFLAPPSWEDLKARLVGRGTETPEVIQRRLDTARAELAAQGDFDEVVVNDRLETACAQLVSLLVGTPGPG, from the coding sequence ATGAGCGCCGACGGGGAACCGGACGGCGAGCACGACCCAAACCTGCGGCCGGCGACGGCAGGGCGCGTGGTCGTGCTGTCCGGCCCCTCTGCCGTCGGAAAGTCGACGGTGGTCCGGTGCCTGCGGGAGCGGATTCCCGACCTGCACTTCAGCGTGTCGGTCACCACTCGGGCACCGCGGCCAGGCGAGGTCGACGGCGTCGACTACCACTTCGTCACACCGGAGCGCTTCCAGCAACTGATCGACGACGGCGCGCTGCTGGAGTGGGCCGAGATCCACGGCGGGCTGCACCGGTCGGGCACCCTGGCACAGCCGATTCGCGATGCCGCCGCGACCGGACATCCGGTGCTGATCGAGGTCGACCTGGCTGGCGCCCGAGCGGTCAAAAAGGCGATGCCCGAGGCAGTCACCGTCTTCCTGGCGCCGCCGAGTTGGGAGGATTTGAAGGCCCGGCTGGTCGGCCGCGGCACCGAGACGCCCGAGGTGATCCAACGGCGGCTCGACACGGCCCGCGCCGAACTGGCAGCCCAGGGCGACTTCGACGAGGTCGTGGTCAACGATCGATTGGAGACCGCGTGCGCGCAATTGGTATCCTTGCTGGTGGGAACGCCGGGTCCAGGGTGA
- the mihF gene encoding integration host factor, actinobacterial type yields MALPQLTDEQRAAALEKAAAARRARAELKDRLKRGGTNLKQVLKDAETDEVLGKMKVSALLEALPKVGKVKAQEIMTELEIAPTRRLRGLGDRQRKALLEKFGSA; encoded by the coding sequence GTGGCCCTTCCCCAGTTGACCGACGAGCAGCGCGCCGCCGCGTTGGAGAAGGCTGCTGCCGCACGTCGAGCGCGAGCCGAACTCAAGGATCGGCTCAAGCGCGGCGGCACCAACCTCAAGCAAGTGCTCAAGGACGCCGAGACCGACGAGGTCTTGGGCAAGATGAAGGTTTCCGCGCTGCTCGAGGCGCTGCCGAAAGTGGGCAAGGTCAAGGCGCAGGAGATCATGACCGAGCTCGAGATCGCGCCGACCCGACGGCTACGCGGGCTCGGCGACCGCCAGCGCAAGGCATTGCTGGAAAAGTTCGGCTCCGCCTAG
- the zwf gene encoding glucose-6-phosphate dehydrogenase, with amino-acid sequence MTGSTAGTKSQASTAAPHVVVLFGATGDLARRKLLPGLFHLWMSRLAPELRMVATSLEELDDEGFRKLAAEACMQFSRREVSREDLDKWLQTLRYVPQSSGAGALSAAVTEQAAHLEGEVRLLHYLSVPPKAVIPVIQILEDAGLVKGARVVMEKPFGTDLESAVALNAAIHEKFDESQIFRIDHFLGKEAAQNILAFRFANGLFEPIWNRTFIDHIQIDVPEKLSLEGRAAFYEPIGAFRDMVVTHLFQILAFVAMEPPTALASRAISAEKNKVFESMLPLDPRNVVRGQYRGYREEPGVSPESDTETFVALKCEIDNWRWAGVPFYLRTGKCMAEGQRIISIAFREPPKSMFPPGCGIGLHGPDHLTFDLADESKVSLSFYGKRPGPGMKLDKHSLQFAIAETEAVRDVLEGYERLILDAMHGDHTLYTTSEGIERLWEVSAPLLEDPPPVRSYDIGSWGPNAIHQLIAPHAWRLPFDRAWRSAK; translated from the coding sequence GTGACCGGGTCAACTGCAGGAACCAAAAGCCAGGCCAGTACTGCCGCACCCCACGTCGTCGTCTTGTTCGGCGCCACAGGGGATTTGGCGCGCCGCAAGTTGCTTCCCGGATTGTTTCACCTCTGGATGTCCAGGCTGGCGCCCGAACTGCGGATGGTCGCAACGTCGCTGGAGGAGCTCGACGACGAAGGTTTCCGCAAGCTCGCCGCAGAAGCATGCATGCAGTTCTCGCGGCGTGAGGTGTCCCGGGAGGATCTCGACAAATGGCTGCAGACCTTGCGGTACGTCCCGCAGAGCAGCGGAGCCGGCGCGCTCTCGGCCGCGGTCACCGAGCAGGCCGCGCACCTCGAGGGCGAAGTACGGCTGCTGCACTACCTGAGCGTCCCACCCAAAGCCGTGATCCCGGTGATCCAGATCCTCGAAGATGCCGGCCTCGTCAAGGGTGCCCGGGTGGTGATGGAAAAGCCATTCGGCACCGACCTGGAAAGCGCGGTGGCGCTCAACGCCGCGATCCACGAGAAGTTCGACGAATCGCAGATCTTCCGGATCGACCATTTCCTGGGTAAAGAAGCTGCGCAGAACATCCTGGCGTTCCGATTCGCCAACGGTTTGTTCGAGCCGATCTGGAACCGGACATTCATCGACCACATCCAGATCGACGTGCCGGAAAAGCTGTCATTGGAAGGGCGAGCGGCGTTCTACGAGCCGATCGGCGCCTTCCGTGACATGGTGGTCACCCACCTGTTCCAGATCCTCGCGTTCGTGGCGATGGAGCCACCGACCGCGCTGGCTTCGCGGGCGATCAGTGCCGAGAAGAACAAGGTGTTCGAGTCCATGCTGCCGCTCGACCCGCGCAACGTGGTGCGAGGCCAATACCGGGGATATCGCGAAGAACCCGGCGTCTCACCGGAGTCCGACACCGAGACGTTCGTCGCGCTGAAATGCGAGATCGACAACTGGCGCTGGGCGGGCGTGCCGTTCTATCTGCGCACCGGCAAGTGCATGGCCGAGGGCCAGCGGATCATCTCGATCGCGTTCCGGGAACCACCCAAGAGCATGTTCCCGCCCGGCTGCGGCATCGGCCTGCACGGCCCCGATCACCTCACCTTCGACCTCGCCGACGAGTCCAAAGTGTCGCTGTCCTTCTACGGCAAACGTCCCGGACCCGGAATGAAGCTGGACAAGCACAGCCTGCAGTTCGCGATAGCCGAGACCGAGGCCGTCCGCGACGTGCTGGAGGGCTACGAGCGGCTGATCCTGGATGCCATGCACGGTGACCACACGCTCTACACCACGTCGGAAGGTATCGAGCGGCTCTGGGAGGTCTCCGCCCCGCTGCTCGAGGATCCACCGCCGGTGCGCAGCTACGACATCGGCTCGTGGGGCCCAAACGCCATTCACCAGCTCATCGCCCCGCACGCATGGCGGCTTCCGTTCGACCGAGCCTGGCGCAGCGCGAAGTAA
- a CDS encoding TOBE domain-containing protein has protein sequence MRKMRIREAAELLGVSDDTVRRWIDQGSLSVSLDQSGRKVIAGDELAEFWRTNTRPLPPNPLGVASSARNRFVGLVTKVITDKVMAQVEMQCGPFTVVSLMSSEAAHELKLEPGSVAVAVVKATNVIVETPDELP, from the coding sequence ATGCGCAAAATGCGGATCCGGGAGGCGGCCGAACTGCTGGGTGTCAGCGACGACACCGTGCGGCGGTGGATCGACCAGGGCAGCTTGTCGGTCAGCCTCGACCAGTCGGGCCGCAAGGTGATCGCCGGGGACGAGCTAGCCGAATTCTGGCGCACCAACACGCGCCCGCTGCCGCCGAACCCGTTGGGCGTGGCCAGCTCGGCGCGCAACCGGTTCGTCGGCTTGGTCACCAAGGTGATCACCGACAAGGTGATGGCGCAGGTCGAGATGCAATGCGGGCCTTTCACCGTCGTGTCCCTGATGAGCAGTGAGGCCGCGCACGAGCTGAAACTGGAGCCGGGCAGTGTGGCCGTGGCCGTCGTCAAGGCCACCAACGTCATCGTCGAAACCCCGGACGAGCTCCCCTGA
- the carB gene encoding carbamoyl-phosphate synthase large subunit encodes MPRRTDLRHVLVIGSGPIVIGQACEFDYSGTQACRVLKAEGLQVSLVNSNPATIMTDPEFADYTYVEPITAAFVERVIAQQAQRGNKIDALLATLGGQTALNTAVALYENGVLERYGVELIGADFDAIQRGEDRQRFKDIVAKVGGESARSRVCFTLAEVRETVAELGLPVVVRPSFTMGGLGSGMAHSAEEVERMAGAGLAASPSANVLIEESIYGWKEFELELMRDGHDNVVVVCSIENVDPMGVHTGDSVTVAPAMTLTDREYQRMRDLAIAILREVGVDTGGCNIQFAVNPRDGRLIVVEMNPRVSRSSALASKATGFPIAKIAAKLAIGYTLDEILNDITKQTPACFEPTLDYVVVKAPRFAFEKFPGADPALTTTMKSVGEAMSLGRNFIEALGKVMRSLETSRAGFWTTPDPPGSADETLRRLASPSENRLYDIELALRLGATIEQVSQASGVDPWFVAQIAQLVELRSELVDAAVLDAGLLRRCKHSGLSDRQIAALRPELAGENGVRSLRSRLGIHPVYKTVDTCAAEFEAKTPYHYSSYELDPAAETEVAPQTEKPKVLILGSGPNRIGQGIEFDYSCVHAATTLSQAGFETVMVNCNPETVSTDYDTADRLYFEPLTFEDVLEVFHAENQSAQDGPGVVGVIVQLGGQTPLGLAQRLADAGVPIVGTPPEAINLAEDRGAFGDVLATAGLPAPRYGTATTFDQARRIAAEIGYPVLVRPSYVLGGRGMEIVYDEETLEGYITRATELSPEHPVLVDRFLEDAIEIDVDALCDGSEVYIGGIMEHIEEAGIHSGDSACALPPVTLGRTDIEKVRNATEAIAHGIGVVGLLNVQFALKDDVLYVLEANPRASRTVPFVSKATAVPLAKACARIMLGANMSQLRNEGMLAATGDGATAAPDAPIAVKEAVLPFHRFRTVEGAGIDSLLGPEMKSTGEVMGIDRDFGSAFAKSQTAAYGSLPAEGTVFVSVANRDKRSLVFPVKRLADLGFRVLATEGTAEMLRRNGIPCEVVRKHFEKPRPDRPALSAVDAIRAGEVDMVINTPYGNSGPRIDGYEIRSAAVAMNIPCVTTVQGASAAVQGIEAGIRGDIGVRPLQELHRALSNGGH; translated from the coding sequence GTGCCGCGCCGCACCGACCTGCGCCACGTGCTGGTGATCGGCTCCGGGCCGATCGTCATCGGGCAGGCTTGCGAGTTCGACTACTCGGGCACCCAGGCCTGCCGTGTACTCAAAGCCGAGGGCTTGCAGGTCAGCCTGGTCAACTCCAACCCGGCCACGATCATGACCGACCCGGAGTTCGCCGACTACACCTATGTCGAACCGATCACCGCGGCCTTCGTGGAACGCGTTATCGCCCAACAAGCCCAGCGTGGCAACAAGATCGACGCGCTGCTGGCCACTTTGGGCGGGCAGACCGCGCTGAACACCGCGGTCGCCCTTTATGAGAACGGGGTGCTGGAACGCTACGGTGTGGAGTTGATCGGCGCCGACTTCGACGCCATCCAGCGCGGCGAGGACCGGCAGCGGTTCAAAGACATCGTCGCCAAGGTCGGTGGCGAATCCGCCCGCAGCCGGGTGTGTTTCACTCTTGCCGAGGTTCGCGAAACGGTCGCCGAGCTCGGCCTGCCCGTGGTGGTGCGCCCGTCGTTCACCATGGGCGGCCTGGGCTCGGGCATGGCGCACAGCGCCGAAGAAGTCGAGCGGATGGCCGGCGCCGGGCTGGCCGCCTCGCCCAGCGCCAACGTGCTGATCGAGGAATCCATCTACGGGTGGAAGGAATTCGAGCTCGAGCTGATGCGCGACGGCCACGACAACGTGGTCGTAGTGTGCTCGATCGAAAACGTCGACCCGATGGGCGTGCACACCGGCGATTCCGTGACGGTGGCCCCGGCGATGACACTGACCGACCGCGAATACCAGCGGATGCGCGACCTGGCGATCGCGATCCTGCGCGAGGTCGGGGTCGATACCGGCGGCTGCAACATCCAGTTCGCGGTCAACCCTCGTGACGGCCGGCTGATCGTCGTCGAGATGAACCCGCGGGTGTCGCGCTCGAGCGCGTTGGCGTCGAAGGCCACCGGGTTCCCGATCGCCAAGATCGCCGCCAAGCTCGCCATCGGCTACACCCTCGACGAGATCCTCAACGACATCACCAAGCAGACCCCGGCCTGCTTCGAGCCCACCCTGGACTACGTCGTGGTCAAGGCGCCGCGGTTCGCGTTCGAGAAGTTCCCGGGCGCCGACCCCGCACTGACCACCACCATGAAATCGGTCGGCGAAGCGATGTCGTTGGGCCGCAACTTCATCGAAGCCCTCGGCAAGGTCATGCGATCGCTGGAGACCAGTCGGGCCGGGTTCTGGACGACGCCAGATCCGCCGGGCAGCGCTGACGAAACCCTGCGGCGGCTGGCCAGCCCGTCGGAAAACCGGCTCTACGACATCGAATTGGCACTGCGACTGGGTGCCACAATCGAGCAGGTGTCCCAGGCCAGCGGCGTCGACCCGTGGTTCGTCGCCCAGATCGCGCAACTGGTCGAGTTGCGCTCGGAGCTGGTCGACGCCGCCGTCCTCGACGCCGGCCTGCTGCGCCGCTGCAAACACAGCGGGCTTTCCGACCGCCAGATCGCGGCGCTGCGACCGGAACTGGCCGGCGAAAACGGCGTGCGCTCGCTGCGCAGCCGGCTCGGCATCCACCCGGTGTACAAGACCGTCGACACCTGCGCCGCGGAGTTCGAAGCCAAGACGCCGTACCACTACAGCAGCTACGAGCTCGACCCCGCCGCCGAAACCGAAGTGGCCCCGCAAACCGAAAAACCCAAAGTGCTCATCCTCGGTTCCGGGCCTAACCGGATCGGTCAGGGCATCGAATTCGACTACAGCTGCGTGCACGCGGCAACGACGTTGAGCCAGGCCGGGTTTGAAACCGTGATGGTCAACTGCAACCCGGAGACGGTGTCCACCGACTACGACACCGCCGACCGGCTGTACTTCGAGCCGCTGACCTTCGAAGACGTCCTAGAAGTCTTCCACGCTGAAAACCAGTCGGCCCAGGACGGACCCGGTGTGGTGGGCGTCATCGTGCAATTAGGGGGCCAGACGCCGCTCGGACTGGCGCAACGGCTGGCCGACGCGGGCGTTCCGATCGTCGGAACCCCGCCGGAGGCGATCAATCTGGCCGAGGACCGCGGCGCGTTCGGTGACGTGCTCGCGACGGCGGGGCTGCCGGCCCCACGATACGGCACCGCGACAACGTTCGACCAGGCTCGCCGCATCGCCGCCGAGATCGGCTATCCGGTGCTGGTGCGCCCGTCCTATGTGCTGGGCGGCCGCGGCATGGAGATCGTCTACGACGAGGAAACGCTGGAGGGCTACATCACCCGCGCCACCGAGCTTTCCCCCGAGCACCCGGTGCTGGTGGACCGTTTCCTCGAGGACGCCATCGAGATCGATGTCGACGCCTTATGCGACGGCAGCGAGGTCTACATCGGCGGCATCATGGAGCACATCGAGGAGGCCGGGATCCACTCCGGCGACTCCGCGTGCGCGCTGCCCCCGGTGACATTGGGCCGCACCGACATCGAGAAGGTGCGCAACGCGACCGAGGCCATCGCCCACGGCATCGGCGTGGTGGGCCTGCTCAATGTGCAATTCGCACTCAAAGACGATGTGCTCTACGTGCTGGAGGCCAACCCCCGCGCCAGCCGCACCGTGCCGTTCGTCTCGAAAGCAACCGCGGTACCCCTGGCCAAAGCTTGCGCGCGAATCATGCTGGGCGCCAACATGTCCCAACTGCGCAACGAAGGCATGCTCGCAGCGACCGGTGACGGGGCGACCGCAGCGCCGGACGCGCCGATCGCGGTCAAGGAAGCCGTGCTGCCGTTCCACCGGTTCCGCACCGTCGAGGGCGCCGGCATCGACTCGCTGCTCGGCCCGGAGATGAAGTCGACCGGCGAGGTGATGGGCATCGACCGCGACTTCGGCAGCGCGTTCGCCAAAAGCCAGACCGCCGCCTACGGTTCGCTGCCGGCGGAGGGCACGGTGTTCGTGTCGGTGGCCAACCGCGACAAACGCTCGCTGGTATTCCCGGTCAAGCGGCTGGCCGACCTAGGCTTTCGGGTGCTGGCCACCGAAGGAACCGCGGAGATGTTGCGCCGCAACGGAATCCCCTGCGAGGTAGTTCGCAAGCATTTCGAAAAGCCCCGCCCGGACCGGCCCGCCCTCTCCGCGGTCGACGCGATCCGGGCCGGTGAGGTCGACATGGTGATCAACACCCCCTACGGCAACTCCGGTCCGCGCATCGACGGCTACGAGATCCGCTCGGCCGCGGTGGCGATGAACATCCCCTGCGTGACAACGGTGCAGGGCGCCTCGGCGGCCGTGCAGGGCATCGAGGCAGGCATCCGCGGCGACATCGGGGTGCGCCCCCTGCAGGAACTGCACCGCGCGCTGAGCAACGGCGGCCACTAG
- the carA gene encoding glutamine-hydrolyzing carbamoyl-phosphate synthase small subunit — translation MNPATLRAVLVLEDGRIFTGTPFGAIGQTLGEAVFSTGMSGYQETLTDPSYHRQIVVATAPQIGNTGWNTEDSESRGDRIWVAGYAVRDPSPRVSNWRATTTLEDELVRQRIVGVAGIDTRAVVRHIRNFGSMKAGIFSGAALAEPDELIERVRAQPPMLGADLAGQVSTADTYVVEPQGPHRFTVAALDLGIKTNTPRNFARRGIRSHVLPSSATFEQIAEIKPHGVFLSNGPGDPATADHVVAVTRQVLDAGIPLFGICFGNQILGRALGLSTYKMVFGHRGINVPVIDHATGRIAITAQNHGFAVQGEAGQRFDTPFGPAIVSHTCANDGVVEGVKLASGRAFSVQYHPEAAAGPHDAEYLFDQFVDLMAGEGH, via the coding sequence ATGAACCCCGCAACGCTGCGTGCCGTGCTGGTTCTCGAGGACGGCCGGATCTTCACCGGGACACCGTTCGGCGCGATCGGCCAAACCCTCGGCGAGGCGGTGTTTTCCACCGGAATGTCCGGCTACCAGGAAACCCTGACCGACCCCAGCTATCACCGCCAGATCGTGGTGGCCACCGCGCCGCAGATCGGCAACACCGGGTGGAACACCGAAGACTCCGAAAGCCGCGGTGATCGGATCTGGGTGGCCGGCTACGCGGTGCGGGATCCGTCACCGCGGGTGTCGAACTGGCGGGCCACGACCACGCTGGAGGACGAACTGGTCCGCCAGCGCATCGTCGGCGTGGCCGGCATCGACACCCGCGCCGTGGTGCGTCACATCCGCAACTTCGGGTCGATGAAAGCCGGAATCTTCTCCGGCGCCGCCCTGGCCGAGCCGGACGAGTTGATCGAGCGGGTGCGCGCCCAGCCCCCGATGCTCGGCGCCGACCTGGCCGGCCAGGTCAGCACCGCCGATACCTATGTCGTCGAACCCCAAGGGCCGCATCGGTTTACCGTCGCCGCACTCGATCTCGGCATCAAAACCAACACGCCGCGGAACTTCGCCCGGCGCGGCATCCGCAGCCATGTGCTGCCGTCGTCGGCGACCTTCGAGCAGATCGCCGAGATCAAGCCGCACGGCGTGTTCTTGTCCAACGGCCCCGGCGATCCGGCCACGGCCGACCACGTCGTCGCCGTCACCCGGCAGGTGCTGGACGCCGGAATCCCCTTGTTCGGCATCTGTTTCGGCAACCAGATCCTGGGCCGCGCACTGGGTCTGTCCACCTACAAGATGGTGTTCGGCCACCGCGGTATCAACGTGCCGGTGATCGACCACGCCACCGGGCGGATCGCGATCACGGCGCAAAACCACGGCTTCGCGGTGCAAGGCGAAGCGGGTCAGCGATTCGACACCCCGTTCGGACCGGCGATCGTCAGTCACACCTGCGCCAACGACGGCGTCGTCGAAGGCGTCAAACTGGCCAGCGGGCGCGCGTTTTCGGTGCAGTACCACCCGGAGGCGGCAGCCGGTCCGCACGACGCGGAATACCTGTTCGACCAGTTCGTCGACCTGATGGCAGGAGAGGGGCACTAG
- a CDS encoding aspartate carbamoyltransferase catalytic subunit yields the protein MTRHLLAAGDLSRDDATAILDDADRFAQALVGREVKKLPTLRGRTIITMFYENSTRTRVSFEVAGKLMSADVINVSATGSSVGKGESLRDTALTLRAAGADALVIRHPASGAAHRLADWTATEQGGPSVINAGDGTHEHPTQALLDALTIRQRLGGIDGRRIVIVGDILHSRVARSNTHLLATLGADVVLVAPPTLLPVGVAEWPVTVSYDLDAELPAADAVLMLRVQAERMHGGFFPSAREYSVLYGLSDRRQALLPGHAVVLHPGPMLRGMEIESSVADSSQSAVLQQVSNGVHVRMAVLFHVLVGAQEAAA from the coding sequence ATGACGCGACACTTGCTGGCCGCCGGTGATCTGAGCCGTGATGACGCCACCGCGATCCTCGACGACGCCGACCGGTTCGCCCAGGCCCTGGTGGGCCGTGAGGTCAAGAAGCTGCCGACGCTGCGCGGGCGCACCATCATCACGATGTTCTACGAGAACTCCACCCGCACCCGGGTGTCGTTCGAAGTGGCCGGCAAGCTGATGAGCGCCGACGTGATCAACGTCAGCGCGACGGGATCGTCGGTGGGCAAGGGCGAATCGCTGCGCGACACCGCGCTGACCCTGCGCGCCGCCGGCGCCGACGCGCTGGTGATCCGCCACCCCGCCTCCGGTGCGGCGCATCGGCTGGCCGACTGGACCGCCACCGAACAGGGTGGGCCCTCGGTGATCAACGCCGGCGACGGGACCCACGAGCACCCGACACAGGCGCTGCTGGACGCGCTGACCATCCGGCAGCGCCTCGGCGGCATCGACGGGCGGCGCATCGTGATCGTCGGCGACATCCTGCACAGCAGGGTCGCCCGCTCCAACACCCATCTGCTGGCCACGCTGGGCGCCGACGTAGTGCTGGTGGCACCGCCGACGCTGCTGCCGGTGGGGGTGGCCGAGTGGCCGGTCACCGTGTCCTACGACCTCGACGCCGAACTGCCCGCGGCCGACGCGGTATTGATGCTGCGGGTGCAGGCCGAGCGGATGCACGGCGGCTTCTTCCCTTCTGCCCGCGAGTATTCGGTGCTCTACGGGCTATCCGACCGGCGTCAGGCGCTGCTTCCCGGCCACGCGGTGGTGCTGCACCCCGGCCCGATGCTGCGCGGCATGGAGATCGAGTCCTCGGTGGCCGACTCGTCGCAATCCGCTGTGCTGCAACAGGTTTCCAATGGGGTGCACGTGCGGATGGCGGTGCTGTTCCACGTCCTGGTCGGAGCACAGGAGGCTGCAGCGTGA